A single window of Neospora caninum Liverpool complete genome, chromosome XII DNA harbors:
- a CDS encoding Helicase-like protein nhl, related yields MKALSPRASHDPLPVSAADGEQRPPTAIPRSFSPRSSSFAASSGAPRAQPSPAPCASASSWPPASTPSSDSFISSFAHPTSSSLHSLRSALSFSSAASVPETAIAVSRSVPVSRCDESSVGREKPASVFCGSALASVPGAPRDLPQRQLPATPSPSNLSSSLPASSPPASSLPASSLPASSLPSSRLPSSSFASSSLSAAKDSAPLKSTFAPSRSRPAPNTSPPSVACASLCSSSFSSSLQSTQERPPANSSCHLWPSTPAGVPPSSAPSSSLSSTPGSVGGHAFLSRHALSESDHAKKVNGGEAEKGDTRDGRDQRGNGRLFMCTRGQAADVETSRERWEDTEGERQSETLEKSSPLASLYANAKRKREKEENEEETSPRTEENRQESDTGETMETCEAEKLLPPHSKIFGRLSAEQRRVVLAPAHANLCVIAGPGSGKTTAITARIIRLLLEGEGPILALTFTKRGAEELRERVLDGLSSTLAEMRALREARDPSSSDAPSLSKRTAEKRANHAQQQSGASIFHTPIQRTNEGSAFPHGFPSCRAASPFPPAWHLAKRDSWAPVARYASSTAPPVASPFPASASFSGVSPPAASALPLFHDLAERVFVGTFHKFGSLVLRRYGRAVGVPSSFLVATGSRQSHFAREVLEAFKAREEAREEATLQSTAAPGRAEETRRQGAGLSNLEAAFHQVRRSHLVRMQRELVERQRDRAHRRGGASNPHGRGDETSETGEPDLALLDEAALDAEADDFLDFLTDEEDEDGVSGGHDARPVGDGSRATGKSDLWAPRASHGGGRGRPKRAKVTWKEVDVFLRLVRKCKFSEAFLETVKAENAQLYGLTRHYASLLRQQNPPLLDCTDLVLLTLTLLERHPNIRRELAAAYPIVFVDEFQDTSLPQFKVIKALAAGRREEEERERESRVGWHGDSTHQAVTRERRQGDAPLDYAGTPERPQTHARKRGSVTVVGDDDQSIYGFRGIDAKVRGSPKKYG; encoded by the exons ATGAAGGCGTTGAGCCCCCGTGCGTCTCACGACCCTCTTCCGGTGTCTGCCGCGGACGGGGAACAGCGACCGCCTACCGCgattcctcgctctttctctcctcgttcttcctcgtttgcaGCTTCGTCTGGTGCTCCGCGTGCGCAGCCCTCTCCGGCCCCGTgtgcgtctgcgtcgtcgtGGCCGCCTGCGTCGACGCCCTCGTCTGATTCTTTtatttcttctttcgcgcacccgacgtcttcctctttgcacTCCTTGcgctctgctctctccttctcttccgcggcgaGCGTCCCCGAAACCGCAATCGCTGTTTCTCGCAGCGTACCCGTTTCGCGTTGCGATGAGTCTTCCGTGGGTCGGGAGAAACCGGCCTCCGTCTTTTGCGGCTCTGCCTTGGCTTCTGTGCCTGGAGCTCCTCGCGATCTCCCCCAACGCCAGTTGCCTGccacgccttcgccgtcaaatctttcttcgtctcttcctgcttcgtctccgcctgcttcgtcccttcctgcttcgtctcttcctgcttcgtctcttccttcgtctagactgccttcgtcttcgttcgcttcttcgtctctcagcGCCGCGAAGGATTCCGCGCCGCTCAAGTCGACCTTCGCTCCCAGTCGTTCGAGGCCTGCTCCTAATACCTCTCCCCCTTCTgtcgcgtgcgcgtctctctgttcttcttcgttttcgtcgtctCTTCAGTCCACCCAAGAAAGGCCGCCCGCGAATTCTTCCTGTCATCTCTGGCCCTCAACGCCCGCTGGCGtcccgccttcttcagcgccttcgtcttctctctcctcgacgccTGGCTCTGTGGGCGGACATGCGTTTCTGAGCCGCCACGCCCTCAGCGAGAGCGATCACGCGAAGAAAGTGAACGGAggggaggccgagaagggagaTACACGCGACGGACGAGACCAGCGAGGAAATGGGAGGCTGTTTATGTGCACCCGGGGACAGGCCGCCGACGTCGAGACGAGTCGAGAGAGATGGGAAGATACGGAAGGAGAGCGCCAAAGCGAAACTCTGGAGAAGTCCTCCCCTCTAGCTTCGCTATATgcgaacgcgaagaggaagcgggagaaggaagagaatgaggaagagacgagcccgcgaacggaagaaaacagacaagaATCCGACACAGGGGAAACAATGGAAACCTGCGAAGCTGAGAAGCTGCTGCCTCCACACAGCAAGATTTTTGGACGACTCTCGGCCGAACAGCGGCGGGTTGTTCTTGCCCCTGCACATGCCAATCTGTGTGTCATTGCGGGCCCCGGATCCG GGAAAACGACCGCGATCACAGCTCGGATcattcgtctccttctcgaaGGCGAGGGCCCCATCTTGGCGCTCACTTTCACGAAgcgcggcgccgaggagtTGCGAGAGCGCGTGCTGGACGGCCTGTCGTCGACTCTGGCGGAGATGCGAGCTTTgcgggaagcgcgagacCCGTCCAGCTCAGacgctccgtctctctcgaagcggactgcagagaagcggGCGAACCACGCCCAGCAGCAGAGCGGAGCGTCCATCTTCCACACGCCAATTCAAAGGACAAACGAAGGTTCAGCATTTCCACACGGTTTCCCTTCCTGccgcgcggcttcgccgtTCCCACCGGCTTGGCATTTGGCGAAACGCGACTCCTGGGCGCCTGTGGCGCGGTACGCTTCGTCGACTGCGCCGCcagtcgcctcgccgtttccagcgtccgcttctttctcgggagtttcgcctcccgccgcctcggctcTGCCTCTGTTTCACGACTTGGCCGAGCGCGTATTTGTTGGAACTTTCCACAAATTCGGCAGTCTCGTGCTCCGCCGCTACGGGCGAGCCGTGGGCGTTCCGTCGTCCTTCCTGGTTGCCACCGGGAGTCGCCAGAGTCACTTTGCGCGCGAGGTGCTCGAGGCCTTCAAGgcccgcgaagaagcgcgagaagaggcgacgtTGCAGAGCACGGCGGCGCCGGGCCGtgccgaggagacgcggagacagggagcggGGCTGTCGAATCTCGAGGCTGCGTTTCACCAGGTGCGCCGATCCCACTTAGTCAGGATGCAACGCGAGCTcgtagagagacagcgagacagagcgcatcgacgcggcggcgcctcgaaCCCGCacgggcgaggagacgaaacttccgagacaggagagccCGATTTGGCGCTGCTGGACGAAGCGGCTCTGGACGCGGAAGCAGACGATTTCCTCGACTTTCTGactgacgaagaagacgaagacggcgttTCAGGGGGACACGACGCGCGTCCAGTGGGGGACGGTAGCAGGGCGACCGGCAAATCGGATCTCTGGGCTCCGCGCGCTTCGCATGGAGGCGGCCGTGGAAGGCCGAAGAGAGCCAAGGTGACGTGGAAAGAAGTGGATGTGTTTCTCCGCTTGGTGCGAAAATGCAAATTCTCGGAAGCCTTCCTCGAGACTGtgaaggcagaaaacgcgcagctGTACGGGCTGACCCGGCACTAcgcttcgctgcttcgccaACAAAATCCCCCGCTCCTGGACTGCACTGACCTCGTTCTCCTCACTCTGACGCTcctcgagagacacccgaacATCCGGAGAGAACTTGCGGCAGCGTACCCCatcgtcttcgtcgacgAATTCCAGGATACGAGCCTCCCGCAATTCAAAGTTATCAAGGCCCTCGCTGCCggacgccgagaagaagaagagagagaacgagagtcGAGGGTCGGATGGCACGGCGACAGCACACACCAGGCCgtgacgagagaaaggagacaaggagacgcgccaCTCGACTACGCTGGAACTCCAGAGAGGCCGCAGACGCACGcacgaaagcgaggcagtGTTACAGTTGTCGGAGATGATGATCAATCCATCTACGGATTCCGAGGCATCGACGCCAAGGTACGCGGCTCGCCCAAGAAATACGGATGA